A window of Komagataella phaffii GS115 chromosome 1, complete sequence contains these coding sequences:
- a CDS encoding Hexokinase-2 translates to MPIAKPANQVASTITSQHLSDRVLEIQDAFEVSPTKLQQIVAHFVEELKKGLSAKGGNIPMIPVWVMDYPNGTETGDYLAIDLGGTNLRVVLVHLLGGQKFETEQEKYHLPKGMRTTRNRDELFEFIADCLEKFFYKLHPNGIEKGTLLPLGFTFSYPASQTRIDTGVLQRWTKGFDIPNVEGEDVVPLLMDKINEKKLPIKVVALINDTAGALVASRYTDPTTEMGLIFGTGVNGAYYDRVGNIEKLKGKLLPDITDESPMLINCEYGSFDNEHESLPRTKYDILIDEQSPRPGQQAFEKMTAGYYLGELIRLILVELYEEKQVFQKYSKDSEQIKLLYTPYLLDTSFLAEIEGDQDLENFPEVVRLFQEFLKIEPTLDERRLSRALSEIIGNRSARLSVCGIGAACTKMNIKKCHCAADGSVFHKYPKFPERAADSLADIFGWKEQNIQPKNYPIQIVPSQDGSGVGAAVIAALAHARQAKGLSLGLAEAYKKA, encoded by the coding sequence ATGCCTATTGCTAAACCAGCTAACCAGGTTGCCTCCACCATAACTAGCCAACACCTTTCTGATAGGGTGTTGGAGATTCAAGATGCCTTCGAAGTATCTCCCACCAAATTGCAGCAGATCGTTGCTCACTTTGTGGAAGAACTCAAGAAGGGACTGTCTGCAAAGGGCGGTAATATTCCCATGATCCCTGTCTGGGTCATGGACTACCCCAACGGAACCGAAACCGGTGACTATCTGGCAATCGACTTGGGTGGAACCAACCTGAGAGTTGTCCTCGTTCACCTGTTGGGAGGCCAAAAGTTCGAAACTGAACAGGAGAAATACCATCTTCCCAAAGGAATGAGAACTACGAGGAATAGAGACGAACTGTTTGAGTTTATAGCTGATTGCTTAGAGAAGTTTTTCTACAAGCTGCATCCGAACGGAATCGAGAAAGGTACTCTCCTTCCATTGGGATTCACATTTTCTTACCCTGCCTCTCAAACAAGAATCGACACCGGGGTCCTTCAAAGATGGACTAAAGGTTTTGATATCCCTAACGTCGAAGGTGAGGACGTTGTCCCATTATTGATGGACAAAATTAACGAAAAAAAGCTGCCAATCAAAGTGGTTGCCTTGATTAACGACACCGCTGGAGCCCTAGTTGCTTCCAGATACACCGACCCCACAACTGAGATGGGCCTGATTTTTGGAACCGGTGTCAACGGTGCTTACTATGATAGGGTCGGAAACATCGAAAAGTTGAAAGGAAAGCTTTTACCGGACATTACCGATGAATCTCCAATGTTGATCAACTGCGAGTACGGATCCTTTGACAACGAACATGAGTCTCTCCCACGTACAAAGTACGATATTCTTATCGACGAACAATCCCCAAGACCAGGGCAACAAGCCTTCGAGAAGATGACTGCTGGTTACTATTTGGGTGAACTCATCAGACTAATCCTTGTTGAACTTTACGAAGAGAAACAGGtgttccaaaaatattCCAAGGATTCTGAACAGATTAAGTTACTATATACCCCATACCTCCTAGACACATCTTTCCTGGCCGAAATTGAAGGTGATCAGGACTTGGAGAATTTCCCAGAGGTTGTCCgtcttttccaagagttcttgaagattgaGCCCACATTGGATGAAAGAAGGTTATCCAGAGCACTATCTGAGATCATCGGAAACAGATCAGCCAGACTTTCTGTCTGCGGAATTGGAGCTGCTTGCACCAAGATGAATATCAAGAAATGCCACTGTGCCGCTGACGGTTCAGTCTTCCACAAGTATCCAAAGTTCCCAGAACGTGCTGCAGACTCCTTGGCTGATATTTTTGGATGGAAGGAACAGAATATCCAACCAAAGAACTACCCAATTCAAATTGTACCGTCTCAGGATGGATCAGGAGTCGGGGCTGCCGTTATTGCTGCTCTTGCCCATGCTAGACAGGCAAAGGGTCTGTCTCTGGGATTGGCTGAAGCTTACAAAAAAGCCTAG
- a CDS encoding Bile pigment transporter encodes MELVQRVDLQLGYNDVTLSKSLLNATVGRCSSYSPLINYESNSLNPCFIGLVVSALSVLVIFVSGLQLVETFLSPKPGSLKSCNGHYWMRINSVLTQGALSLGLAVVSYNLYGIVSDVRTMGYLLSAGSVFFVLLPLHALEPIVHINPRGSLLYYWLVSIPVNFCLFLQQLYGEYPVIRVESNVVSALFLLLLINGTHIFFSELVLWKPTYQVVNYYLENGLDLAIPNALSSITFTWMNPLITKGYKQGYLDTEDLPKVPKFCQSRYSERRLAQEWNKQKKTVKPSLLKSILVSYGLLTMGACAVELSENVLNFLQPWLLRYLIQYFDNYQKYPLVVGFAIAFAMFFITIIQSVLFNQFFILIYQVGISLRAGLMSLIYKKTLVLSNSAKSKHTTGEIVNLMSVDVGRVEDISQHVQTMVSSPLKLVLCLLSLYKLVGNATWSGLLVMFLVIPINTYLIKNLRGYHKRQMQFKDERTRAVNDVLSSIKSIKLYAWEKPMLEKIDHLRNDRELQNLERTGCLAAVVNFAWACVPFFVSCSCFAVFAFTSSIPLTPDIVFPAISLFNILSVPIFSIPALLTALIETSVSLDRLQKFLTSDELMNEFINFDDDPPEVVRGEIVVKNSTFLWSSPSPKSENIDEESNIGDSSQIALKDITFSAKKGTLTCVVGRVGSGKSTFLKAILGQLLTVSADRINPPKISLSGSVAYCSQVPWIMNATVKENILFGHRYDEAFYQQSLEASALVPDLEVLPDGDETLVGEKGVSLSGGQKARLSIARAVYSRADIIILDDILSAVDTHVGKHIMDRVLSKNGLLKTKTRILTTNTIPILYQADSILMIKNGTIFERGDARSIDEKQGEIYTLVNEFAQETGKRLTSNEASETETEYNVDEKAEEFSEGSDENPTLDLDTFSVLSDQVARRASLATLKFPHTTSTPDKRTAQSQETKEKGNVKMAVYKAYIKSCSYSGVALFIGCIFLSTALSVASSYWLKHWSEQNLKNGANLHIIPFIATYTAIGLSSAVLSSLKTVVMWMFCSIRASKSFHSTLTHSVMRSPLSFFETTPIGRIMNRFSTDMNKVDESLPRTFSLFLQTLIKVFFTVAILSFTLPIFIVVVAVLSVFYFYYQQYYMMASRELQRIMSVTRSPIFAHFQETLNGVDTVRAYRQENRFLYLNSETIDRNLKSVYCSRSTNRWLSFRLQLIGSTMVLAAAIMAILSTLTKNPLSSGTVGLIISYALDITSSLSWVIRACVAVETNIVSVERIEEYCRLPSEAPYELPDQKPPPNWPEKGSISFHDYSTRYRENLDPVLKNLNINIQPKDKVGIVGRTGAGKSTLSLAIFRILEASEGYITIDGINISELGLYDLRHSLSIIPQDSQALEGTVRQNLDPLGLYEDEQLWKVLELSHLKAHIEQMETEEDDVVHKGLDAKVSEGGLNLSVGQRQLMCLARALLNSSKILVLDEATAAVDVETDTLIQKTIRSEFKDRTILTIAHRLDTIMDSDKIVVMDKGEIKEFDTPANLLKDTNSLFYQLCLQGNFVQEENTNSGSS; translated from the coding sequence ATGGAGCTAGTTCAAAGGGTTGATCTGCAACTGGGATACAACGATGTCACTTTGTCAAAGTCCCTGCTGAATGCCACCGTAGGCAGATGCTCGTCCTACTCTCCTTTGATAAATTATGAATCAAACAGCTTGAACCCTTGTTTCATCGGCTTAGTTGTATCTGCTCTGAGTGTACTTGTCATATTTGTTAGTGGTTTGCAATTGGTTGAGACTTTTCTCTCCCCAAAGCCGGGATCTCTCAAATCATGTAATGGACACTATTGGATGAGAATCAACTCTGTCCTCACTCAAGGTGCTTTATCTCTGGGGCTGGCTGTTGTCTCCTACAATTTATATGGCATTGTCAGCGATGTGAGAACAATGGGATACCTGCTATCTGCTGGATCCGTTTTTTTTGTATTACTCCCGTTGCACGCGTTGGAGCCAATTGTTCACATAAACCCCCGAGGTTCATTGTTATACTATTGGCTGGTTTCCATACCGGTAAATTTTTGTCTGTTTCTCCAGCAGTTATATGGCGAATACCCCGTTATTCGTGTAGAATCCAACGTGGTAAGTGCATTGTTCCTCTTATTACTTATCAACGGAACACATATATTTTTCTCAGAGTTGGTATTGTGGAAACCTACGTACCAGGTGGTCAACTACTACCTGGAGAATGGTTTGGATCTTGCAATTCCAAATGCCCTCTCAAGTATCACATTCACTTGGATGAACCCGCTAATCACCAAAGGCTACAAGCAAGGGTATTTAGATACTGAAGATTTGCCTAAAGTCCCAAAATTCTGTCAATCAAGATATTCTGAAAGGCGGTTGGCTCAAGAATGGAACAAGCAGAAAAAAACTGTCAAACCATCCCTACTTAAGTCCATTCTGGTGTCGTACGGCCTGCTTACTATGGGTGCTTGTGCTGTGGAACTTTCAGAAAATGTACTTAACTTCCTCCAACCATGGCTGTTGAGATATCTAATCCAATACTTTGATAATTATCAGAAATACCCCTTAGTTGTTGGATTTGCTATAGCTTTTGCAATGTTTTTTATCACCATTATTCAAAGTGTTTTATTCaaccagtttttcatcctcatctACCAGGTTGGAATCTCCCTCAGAGCAGGATTGATGAGTTTAATCTACAAGAAAACTCTAGTCTTATCAAACTCAGCTAAGAGCAAGCATACCACCGGAGAGATTGTCAACTTAATGTCTGTCGATGTAGGAAGAGTGGAAGATATTTCTCAGCATGTGCAAACGATGGTTTCCTCTCCTTTGAAGCTGGTCTTATGTCTTCTTTCGTTGTACAAACTTGTTGGTAATGCTACTTGGTCGGGCCTACTGGTGATGTTTTTAGTGATCCCAATAAATACATACCTCATCAAGAACCTTAGAGGGTATCATAAGCGACAAATGCAGTTCAAGGACGAAAGAACCCGTGCTGTCAATGATGTTTTGTCGTCCATCAAAAGTATCAAACTTTATGCCTGGGAAAAGCCAATGTTAGAAAAGATAGATCATTTGCGAAATGATAGAGAGTTGCAGAATTTAGAAAGAACAGGTTGCTTAGCGGCTGTGGTCAATTTTGCTTGGGCCTGTGTTCCTTTCTTTGtctcttgttcttgttttgCTGTCTTCGCATTTACTTCGTCTATCCCGTTGACTCCAGATATTGTTTTTCCAGCTATATCCTTATTCAACATCCTGTCAGTTCCAATTTTTTCGATCCCAGCTCTGTTAACTGCGTTAATTGAAACTTCTGTGTCCCTTGATCGTTTacaaaagtttttgacCAGTGATGAATTAATGAACGAGTTTATAaattttgatgatgatccTCCAGAAGTGGTACGTGGAGAGATAGTTGTCAAGAATTCTACTTTCCTGTGGTCATCTCCCTCCCCCAAAAGTGAAAATATTGACGAAGAGTCAAATATTGGAGATTCGTCTCAAATAGCACTGAAAGATATTACCTTCAGCGCTAAAAAAGGTACTTTAACCTGTGTTGTTGGAAGAGTCGGAAGTGGaaaatcaacttttttgaaggcTATACTAGGACAATTGTTAACTGTCTCCGCCGACCGCATTAATCCCCCCAAAATTTCTCTCTCGGGATCCGTAGCTTATTGTTCGCAGGTTCCCTGGATCATGAATGCAACGGTTAAAGAAAATATCTTATTTGGGCATAGATATGACGAAGCATTTTACCAACAATCCTTGGAAGCTTCGGCATTGGTTCCTGATTTAGAAGTTCTTCCTGATGGTGATGAGACTCTTGTGGGAGAAAAAGGTGTCTCATTATCAGGAGGACAAAAGGCAAGACTTTCCATCGCCAGAGCCGTTTACTCAAGAGCTGACATTATAATCCTGGATGATATTTTGTCTGCCGTTGATACTCATGTTGGTAAGCATATAATGGACCGAGTCCTGAGCAAGAATGGGCTactgaaaacaaaaactaGAATCCTCACTACCAACACCATCCCAATTTTGTATCAGGCTGACAGTATTCTGATGATCAAGAACGGtacaatttttgaaagaggagaCGCTCGTAGTATTGATGAGAAACAGGGAGAAATATATACGTTGGTGAATGAGTTTGCACAAGAAACTGGTAAAAGATTGACTTCCAACGAGGCAAGCGAGACTGAAACGGAATACAACGTGGACgaaaaagctgaagaattTTCAGAAGGGTCAGACGAAAATCCTACCCTTGATTTAGATACATTCTCTGTCCTCAGTGACCAAGTAGCACGGAGAGCAAGTTTGGCAACCCTAAAGTTTCCTCACACTACATCCACTCCTGATAAGAGAACTGCTCAATCACAAGAAACTAAGGAAAAAGGAAACGTGAAAATGGCAGTCTATAAAGCATACATTAAATCTTGCAGTTATTCCGGAGTGGCTCTTTTCATCGGATGTATCTTTCTATCTACAGCGTTATCTGTAGCCAGTAGTTATTGGCTGAAACACTGGTCAGAGCAGAATTTAAAGAACGGTGCCAACCTTCATATTATTCCATTCATAGCCACCTATACAGCTATTGGTTTAAGCTCCGCTGTTCTTTCTTCGCTGAAAACTGTGGTAATGTGGATGTTTTGTTCTATCAGAGCTTCGAAATCTTTCCACTCAACATTGACCCATAGCGTTATGAGATCACCattgtctttctttgagacAACGccaattggaagaatcaTGAATCGATTTTCCACGGATATGAATAAAGTAGATGAATCCTTGCCAAggacattttctttgtttttgcaGACATTGATCAAGGTATTCTTTACTGTCGCTATCCTGTCATTTACACTTCCGATTTTCATCGTTGTCGTTGCTGTTCTGTCTGTGTTTTATTTTTACTATCAACAGTATTATATGATGGCTTCAAGAGAATTACAGAGAATCATGAGTGTGACTAGAAGCCCTATTTTTGCGCACTTCCAGGAAACTTTGAACGGTGTTGACACTGTCAGGGCTTACAGACAAGAAAACAGATTCCTGTATTTGAACTCAGAAACTATTGATCGTAACCTGAAATCAGTCTATTGTTCTCGATCCACGAACCGTTGGTTGTCATTCAGGCTTCAATTGATCGGCTCTACCATGGTTTTAGCAGCCGCAATAATGGCAATTCTATCCACTTTGACAAAAAATCCACTAAGTTCCGGAACTGTTGGTTTGATCATTAGTTATGCTTTGGACATTACTAGCTCCCTATCGTGGGTGATTAGAGCCTGTGTCGCTGTTGAAACCAACATcgtttctgttgaaagaattgaagaatactGTCGCTTACCCTCTGAGGCACCATATGAACTTCCTGATCAGAAACCACCCCCAAATTGGCCAGAAAAGGGCTCCATTTCGTTTCACGACTATAGCACCCGTTATCGTGAAAATTTGGATCCggttttgaagaacttgaatATAAACATTCAACCAAAGGATAAAGTTGGCATTGTGGGACGAACAGGTGCTGGAAAAAGTACTCTATCTTTGGCTATTTTTAGAATTTTGGAAGCCTCAGAAGGGTATATTACCATTGATGGGATAAACATTTCTGAGCTGGGGCTATATGATTTGAGACATAGTCTGAGTATTATTCCCCAGGACTCGCAAGCTTTGGAAGGTACCGTGAGGCAGAACTTGGATCCTTTAGGTCTTTATGAAGATGAACAGTTGtggaaagttttggagTTGTCTCATTTGAAAGCTCATATAGAACAAATGGAgactgaagaagatgatgtCGTTCACAAGGGTCTAGATGCTAAGGTTTCGGAAGGAGGATTGAATTTATCGGTTGGTCAGAGACAACTGATGTGCTTAGCAAGAGCATTATTGAACTCCTCCAAAATATTGGTTTTGGATGAGGCCACTGCGGCTGTTGATGTAGAGACGGACACATTGATTCAGAAGACTATTAGGTCGGAGTTCAAGGATAGAACGATATTGACCATTGCCCATAGACTGGATACCATTATGGACAGTGATAAGATTGTTGTCATGGATAAGGGGGAGATAAAAGAGTTCGATACACCCGCTAATCTGTTGAAAGATACCAACAGTCTCTTCTACCAACTATGCTTACAGGGAAATTTTGTTCAGGAAGAGAATACCAATAGTGGCTCCTCTTAA
- a CDS encoding Mitochondrial protein, forms a heterodimer complex with Mto1p gives MKPRWNPQLRCPRVLKRWVSDVRLPTIYALSTKQGRSAIAVIRISGPSTLDVFKRLSRIDDDKRLQRHRLASVRKLYDPKSGVLLDEALSLFFKGPNSYTGEDVLELHVHGGNAVVKCVLNAIKYLHESAAPIRYADPGEFSRRGFQNGKFDLTEVEGVRDMIDAETEFQRVSALTSLKGETRHLFHRWRTEIVKNVALLTTVIDFGEDHDIEEVNELFGRVAKNIDLLEAEIKNYLEKVKRSEILMKGIKLSLIGPPNAGKSSLLNVLSDSDSVIVSDIPGTTRDSIDIPLDVGGYKVVIGDTAGIRSFEDADIIEKEGIKRATTKSLNSDVAVIILPVDLREINSDLIKHIENLKSSTSSCSENILVALNKSDLLEDPNQHSQIIKQFSEALKLPESTFCLISCANRDGIDSLMGTLIERFKIITLTTNSDPISISQRSQDILSNDVLHGFQEFRSYNGIDDVLATESLRYSVEGIGKITGEAVGIEEILGVVFSSFCIGK, from the coding sequence ATGAAACCTCGTTGGAATCCCCAATTGAGGTGTCCTAGAGTCCTGAAGCGATGGGTTTCTGATGTACGATTACCCACTATTTACGCATTATCCACAAAGCAGGGGCGATCTGCCATTGCCGTAATACGAATATCCGGTCCGAGTACATTGGATGTATTCAAGAGGTTATCTCGTATAGATGACGATAAGAGGTTACAAAGACATAGGCTAGCCAGTGTGAGAAAGCTTTACGATCCAAAATCGGGGGTTCTATTGGATGAAGCCCTATCGTTGTTTTTTAAGGGCCCCAACTCATATACCGGAGAGGATGTTTTGGAGCTCCACGTCCATGGAGGAAATGCCGTGGTCAAGTGTGTTCTTAATGCCATCAAATATTTGCATGAATCTGCTGCTCCAATAAGATATGCAGACCCAGGAGAGTTTTCTAGAAGGGGGtttcaaaatggaaagtTTGACTTGACTGAGGTTGAAGGTGTACGTGACATGATCGATGCTGAAACAGAATTTCAGAGAGTTTCAGCATTAACTTCGTTGAAGGGGGAGACGAGACATCTATTTCACCGCTGGAGAACAGAAATTGTGAAGAATGTAGCTCTTTTAACTACGGTAATCGATTTTGGTGAAGACCATGATATTGAAGAGGTAAATGAACTGTTTGGCAGAGTAGCAAAAAATATCGATTTACTGGAAGCGGAGATCAAAAATTACTTGGAAAAGGTAAAACGATCTGAAATATTAATGAAGGGGATCAAATTATCATTGATTGGCCCGCCAAATGCTGGGAAGTCGTCATTGTTGAATGTTCTTTCAGACTCAGATTCAGTGATCGTGAGTGACATACCGGGAACCACCCGAGACAGTATAGATATACCCTTGGATGTTGGTGGGTATAAAGTTGTTATTGGTGATACTGCAGGCATtagatcttttgaagatgcaGATATTATCGAAAAGGAAGGGATCAAAAGAGCAACGACCAAATCGTTAAACAGCGACGTTGCCGTTATCATCTTACCTGTAGACTTGAGGGAGATCAATAGTGATCTAATCAAAcacattgaaaatttgaaaagctcGACGTCCAGTTGTTCAGAAAACATACTAGTTGCTTTAAACAAATCCGATTTACTAGAGGACCCGAATCAGCATTCCCAAATCATTAAACAGTTTTCCGAGGCGCTGAAATTACCTgaatcaactttttgtttgatatCATGTGCTAACAGAGATGGAATTGACTCGTTGATGGGCACATtaattgaaagattcaaaattATCACGTTAACGACCAATTCCGATCCAATAAGTATTTCGCAAAGATCACAGGATATCTTAAGCAACGATGTATTGCATGGATTTCAGGAGTTTCGTTCGTATAATGGAATTGACGACGTTTTAGCCACGGAGAGTTTGCGGTACTCAGTGGAAGGAATTGGCAAAATCACAGGTGAAGCTGTTGGAATTGAGGAGATATTAGGAGTGGTTTTCTCTAGTTTCTGTATAGGTAAATAG
- a CDS encoding Iron-sulfur protein IND1: MPRMSKGLPIRQKIPNVEKVILVSSGKGGVGKSTVSTNLALSLRNLGLKTGLLDADLFGPSIPKLMNLAGEPRITETGKLIPLVNYGIQTMSMGYLISEENAVVWRGLMVMKALQQLLFEVQWEDLDILVIDMPPGTGDTQLTISQQVKVDGSVIVSTPQDIALLDAVKGITMFNKVNIPILGLVQNMSFFLCPNCNHESHVFGTDGVLREASKHNLEVLGSIPLNEKICTQSDIGKPVAISDPQLAPFYASIAEKVRAKLF, translated from the exons ATGCCCAGAATGTCGAAAGGTCTGCCTATACGGCAGAAAATACCGAATGTGGAGAAAGTAATTTTGGTGTCCTCAGGAAAGGGTGGTGTTGGAAAGTCGACTGTCTCCACAAACTTGGCACTGTCTTTGCGAAACCTTGGGCTGAAAACAGGATTGTTGGATGCCGATTTATTTGGGCCTTCAATCCCCAAGTTAATGAACCTCGCTGGAGAACCAAGAATCACTGAAACAGGAAAGCTTATTCCACTGGTAAATTATGGAATCCAAACAATGTCCATGGGATACCTGATTagtgaagaaaatgctGTTGTATGGAGAGGTCTTATGGTTATGAAAGCTCTACAGCAACTTCTATTTGAAGTACAATGGGAGGATTTAGACATTTTGGTCATTGATATGCCTCCTGGAACTGGAGATACCCAGTTAACTATTAGTCAGCAGGTCAAAGTTGATGGTTCTGTCATAGTGTCTACCCCTCAAGATATTGCCCTTCTAGATGCAGTTAAGGGAATTACAATGTTCAACAAGGTCAACATACCG ATACTGGGACTGGTTCAAAACATGAGCTTCTTTTTGTGCCCCAATTGCAACCATGAATCCCATGTTTTTGGAACAGATGGAGTGTTGAGAGAAGCTTCCAAGCACAACCTTGAAGTACTGGGGTCCATCCCCCtaaatgaaaagatttgcACTCAATCTGATATAGGCAAACCCGTTGCCATTTCAGACCCTCAATTGGCACCCTTTTATGCATCTATTGCAGAGAAGGTTCGAGCCAAACTATTTTAG